A genomic stretch from Prosthecobacter sp. includes:
- a CDS encoding helix-turn-helix transcriptional regulator, whose product MKTKHAKPNVPLPQGVCVDRGRLEPECAGFAKLLRLLLKLTGWSLENLAGITHLDKGYLWELAKGTSCNPTLDVIARIAKAFRLKLEHFMRLLVRHASKAAVLMPDLEWSCWI is encoded by the coding sequence ATGAAGACGAAACACGCGAAGCCGAATGTGCCGCTGCCGCAGGGTGTCTGTGTGGATCGCGGCAGGCTGGAGCCGGAGTGCGCGGGGTTTGCCAAACTGCTGCGCCTCCTGCTCAAGCTCACGGGCTGGTCGCTCGAAAATCTGGCGGGCATCACGCACCTGGACAAGGGTTACCTCTGGGAACTGGCGAAGGGCACCTCCTGCAACCCCACGCTGGATGTGATCGCCCGCATCGCCAAGGCGTTCCGGCTGAAGCTGGAGCACTTCATGCGGCTCCTCGTGCGCCATGCCAGCAAGGCCGCAGTTCTCATGCCAGACCTGGAGTGGAGTTGTTGGATCTAG